From Streptomyces sp. NBC_00237, a single genomic window includes:
- a CDS encoding DUF5047 domain-containing protein, whose product MYPVSDRFLRRLAESHRPVTEVLLIRTDGEVVPLEHTGGSVSADRGQAIRRTCTVTIADVSLIPRTPADQLAMYGARLRISRGVDYGDGSQELVPLGVFRLDSVEGDPTDGPVTLTGKDISVCVTDDRFTAPYRATTTAVGAIETLILRSLPDATVIATAVDAAIGSRTWDVEADPWAAVQEIAASVGAVCFANPDGIFTIATLPDLLTTDPAWAVEASEGGVYVRGSRGMSADRVYNGVLARGEGAEANTAPVQWLATDADADSPTYWGGPFGRRPMFYSSSTLTSVNACQAAANLKLAAGRAPNAKGDFSALPNPALECGDVIRVTHPDGLRELHQVQSFSVPLDEGGDFPIATISAKEDA is encoded by the coding sequence ATGTACCCGGTCAGCGACCGCTTCCTGCGGCGTCTCGCCGAGTCGCACCGCCCGGTCACGGAGGTCCTGCTGATCCGCACCGATGGCGAGGTCGTCCCCCTGGAGCACACCGGCGGCAGCGTCAGTGCCGACCGGGGCCAGGCCATCCGCCGGACCTGCACCGTCACCATCGCAGACGTCTCGCTGATCCCCAGGACGCCAGCGGACCAGCTGGCCATGTACGGGGCCCGGTTGAGGATCTCGCGCGGTGTCGACTACGGCGACGGATCACAGGAGTTGGTGCCGCTCGGGGTGTTCCGTCTGGATTCCGTCGAGGGTGACCCGACGGACGGCCCCGTCACCCTGACCGGCAAGGACATCAGCGTGTGCGTCACGGACGACCGCTTCACCGCGCCGTACCGGGCGACCACCACAGCGGTCGGCGCCATCGAGACGCTCATACTCCGCAGTCTCCCCGACGCCACGGTCATCGCGACTGCCGTCGACGCTGCGATTGGCTCCCGAACCTGGGACGTCGAGGCAGACCCGTGGGCGGCTGTGCAGGAGATCGCCGCATCCGTGGGAGCGGTCTGCTTCGCGAATCCCGACGGGATTTTCACCATCGCTACCCTGCCTGACCTGCTGACGACCGACCCGGCCTGGGCAGTTGAGGCGAGCGAGGGAGGCGTGTACGTCCGGGGCTCCCGGGGGATGTCCGCAGACCGCGTCTACAACGGGGTCCTGGCCCGCGGGGAAGGCGCGGAGGCGAACACCGCGCCTGTCCAGTGGCTCGCCACGGACGCCGACGCCGACAGCCCTACGTACTGGGGCGGGCCGTTCGGGCGGCGACCCATGTTCTACAGCTCCAGCACCCTGACGTCGGTGAACGCCTGCCAAGCGGCGGCCAACCTGAAGCTCGCGGCAGGCCGCGCACCCAACGCGAAGGGCGACTTCTCGGCTCTGCCGAACCCTGCCCTGGAGTGCGGCGACGTCATCCGTGTCACCCACCCGGACGGCCTCCGAGAGCTGCACCAGGTGCAGTCATTTAGCGTGCCGCTCGACGAGGGCGGCGACTTCCCGATCGCCACGATCTCGGCGAAGGAGGATGCGTGA
- a CDS encoding N-acetylmuramoyl-L-alanine amidase has translation MAWYPAAKKMELQPESDAQPAIRPTQFIVHSIAAPWTKERIYEYWRDDSNLESHFGQSFDGSIAQYIGTETRADASYKANRRPDGTGAVSIETASNLQHTDPWTDAQVEGLIRLGVWLHQRHGIPLRICRTADDPGYGYHRLHAAWAVSGTACPGDARVKQFKEQVFPGIVARATGHQPPEEDDMPTAAEIAHAVWSHTETGPTGSKPVRTGAVIGWMDTVHGNQVAALKALDIKVNALSAAVAALAKVIGDGNDDVDTAQVVAAVRAAIAEAVIDVDVNINGRES, from the coding sequence ATGGCCTGGTATCCGGCCGCGAAGAAGATGGAACTCCAGCCGGAGTCGGACGCCCAACCCGCCATCCGGCCGACGCAGTTCATCGTGCATTCGATCGCCGCCCCATGGACGAAGGAGCGGATCTACGAGTACTGGCGGGACGATTCCAACCTCGAGAGCCACTTCGGCCAGTCCTTTGACGGTTCGATCGCTCAGTACATCGGCACCGAGACCCGCGCGGACGCCAGCTACAAGGCGAACCGGCGGCCCGACGGCACTGGTGCCGTCTCGATCGAGACCGCCAGCAATCTCCAGCACACCGACCCGTGGACCGACGCGCAGGTCGAGGGCCTGATTCGGCTCGGCGTGTGGCTGCACCAGCGCCACGGGATCCCGCTGCGGATCTGCCGCACCGCCGACGACCCCGGCTACGGCTACCACCGGCTCCACGCCGCGTGGGCGGTATCCGGCACCGCCTGCCCGGGGGACGCCCGGGTGAAGCAATTCAAGGAACAGGTGTTCCCGGGCATCGTCGCCCGCGCCACCGGCCACCAGCCCCCCGAGGAGGACGACATGCCCACAGCGGCAGAGATAGCCCACGCAGTCTGGTCACACACCGAGACCGGCCCCACAGGCAGTAAGCCGGTCAGGACCGGCGCGGTCATCGGGTGGATGGACACCGTCCACGGCAACCAGGTCGCCGCCCTGAAGGCTCTCGATATCAAGGTCAACGCCCTGTCCGCTGCGGTAGCCGCGCTCGCCAAGGTCATCGGCGACGGCAATGACGACGTCGACACTGCACAGGTTGTCGCTGCCGTCCGCGCGGCCATCGCCGAGGCGGTCATCGACGTGGACGTCAACATCAACGGACGGGAGTCCTGA
- a CDS encoding DUF6233 domain-containing protein — MSDLPPDLLRLRTLETWHVMQLERIRTAIHRAEEAELSRRREDELLREPPPEWLAEPSPHGGPGAIHRGDCGLHGGRVKGIGIDAARRAIAEGAEPCPACRPDTALGLLD; from the coding sequence ATGTCCGATCTGCCCCCTGACCTGCTGCGTCTCCGCACACTGGAGACCTGGCACGTCATGCAGCTGGAACGGATACGGACGGCGATCCACCGAGCCGAAGAGGCGGAGCTCTCCCGTCGGCGGGAGGACGAGCTCCTGCGGGAGCCGCCGCCGGAGTGGCTGGCCGAGCCGAGCCCGCACGGCGGCCCCGGGGCGATCCACCGGGGCGACTGCGGGCTGCACGGCGGACGGGTCAAGGGCATCGGCATCGACGCGGCCCGGCGGGCGATCGCCGAGGGGGCCGAGCCGTGTCCCGCATGCAGGCCGGACACGGCACTCGGGCTGCTGGACTAG